Proteins encoded within one genomic window of Cellulomonas xiejunii:
- a CDS encoding DUF3885 domain-containing protein has translation MTSADLDDLVSQVRTAADDVSAARRVEVYLGAAHEPYPPDERGDTPVAVVDDPEVVAHLVAQLGTADPTRRVVVQALSGLMLEFFSADDDLLGIVHVLSPHWLRGLCDYDARVASGVLTDLVDRLEEAPWDRAAAAAVAAAESGDPVVMPSRLGWLTDAWADRWPGTRPISHTLRVSDRWVRFHSLPDSQRYPDDEAGYAEVLRRHRAVLDELAVRDGGPGRDVLVVTCSWSQSPVPLPRSAPVAATFPSSRYWMSVDDPEGEVWAHLYVDVVGLDDPRLERLLRIVADGQTAGVLILASDLTWLYAPYDGGADVYPATLEHREQLRAAHTDWLSSTASGL, from the coding sequence ATGACCAGCGCCGACCTCGACGATCTGGTGTCGCAGGTCCGCACCGCCGCGGACGACGTCTCCGCCGCCCGGCGGGTGGAGGTGTACCTGGGTGCGGCGCACGAGCCGTACCCGCCCGACGAGCGGGGCGACACGCCCGTCGCGGTCGTCGACGACCCCGAGGTGGTCGCGCACCTGGTCGCACAGCTCGGCACGGCAGACCCGACCCGCCGTGTCGTCGTGCAGGCGCTCAGCGGGCTGATGCTGGAGTTCTTCTCGGCCGACGACGACCTGCTGGGCATCGTCCACGTGCTCTCACCGCACTGGTTGCGCGGCCTGTGCGACTACGACGCGCGCGTGGCGAGCGGGGTCCTGACCGACCTGGTGGACCGTCTCGAGGAGGCGCCCTGGGACAGGGCCGCGGCGGCGGCCGTCGCTGCCGCCGAGTCGGGCGACCCGGTCGTCATGCCGTCCCGGCTGGGCTGGCTCACCGACGCGTGGGCGGACCGGTGGCCGGGCACGCGGCCGATCTCCCACACGCTGCGCGTCAGCGACCGGTGGGTCCGGTTCCACAGCCTGCCCGACTCGCAGCGGTACCCGGACGACGAGGCCGGGTACGCCGAGGTGCTGCGGCGCCACCGGGCGGTGCTCGACGAGCTCGCCGTCCGGGACGGCGGTCCGGGGCGAGACGTCCTCGTGGTCACCTGCTCGTGGTCGCAGAGCCCGGTACCCCTGCCGCGGTCCGCGCCCGTCGCCGCGACGTTCCCGTCGTCGCGGTACTGGATGAGCGTCGACGACCCGGAGGGCGAGGTCTGGGCGCACCTGTACGTCGACGTCGTGGGCCTCGACGACCCTCGTCTCGAGCGGCTGCTGCGCATCGTGGCGGACGGCCAGACCGCCGGCGTGCTGATCCTCGCGAGCGACCTGACGTGGCTCTACGCCCCGTACGACGGCGGCGCGGACGTGTACCCCGCCACGCTCGAGCACCGTGAGCAGCTGCGGGCGGCGCACACCGACTGGCTCTCGTCGACCGCCTCGGGGCTGTAG
- a CDS encoding RDD family protein produces MTTTPLALPAASDVATPSFASWGRRVVAAFLDGAVLGAVAWFAVGDGVVGPSLQPTFDSAGPEATAPWTSSGVLVGAWLAMLVLQGLTGQTPGRRVLDIAVVRAPVDGPVGGRPGVLRSVVRWFAHLLDAILLLGYLRPLWHAERRTFADSVVGTAVVRCPPPRPRDGKALAVTLAAWVVVLVGLAFGVRIGESGGVDRGAQSVCRLDAQVADAPVHVRAVVLVRETEWDRGIRLWPWVDETRTTERQRLSLEVSWDATGDVGPEAQLLARTTAGGSTVDNEVSVDAGWASFPVERAGAGPVDVDVSVDGRSLTSCTARLPAAA; encoded by the coding sequence GTGACGACGACGCCGCTCGCGCTGCCTGCTGCTTCGGACGTCGCGACGCCGTCGTTCGCCAGCTGGGGGCGCCGGGTGGTCGCCGCCTTCCTGGACGGCGCGGTGCTGGGGGCGGTCGCGTGGTTCGCCGTGGGTGACGGCGTCGTGGGGCCGTCGCTGCAGCCGACGTTCGACAGCGCGGGGCCTGAGGCCACGGCGCCGTGGACGTCGTCGGGCGTGCTCGTCGGCGCGTGGCTGGCGATGCTCGTGCTCCAGGGTCTGACCGGGCAGACGCCGGGGCGCCGCGTCCTCGACATCGCGGTGGTGCGGGCGCCGGTCGACGGGCCGGTGGGTGGCCGGCCCGGGGTGCTGCGCTCGGTGGTCCGGTGGTTCGCGCACCTGCTCGACGCGATCCTGCTCCTCGGGTACCTGCGGCCGCTGTGGCACGCCGAGCGGCGCACGTTCGCCGACAGCGTCGTCGGTACTGCCGTCGTCCGCTGCCCGCCCCCGCGGCCGCGTGACGGCAAGGCGCTCGCCGTCACGCTCGCGGCCTGGGTGGTCGTCCTCGTGGGCCTGGCGTTCGGCGTGAGGATCGGGGAGTCCGGCGGGGTGGACCGCGGGGCGCAGAGCGTGTGCCGGCTCGACGCGCAGGTCGCGGACGCCCCGGTGCACGTGCGCGCGGTGGTCCTCGTCCGCGAGACCGAGTGGGACCGGGGCATACGTCTGTGGCCGTGGGTCGACGAGACGCGGACCACGGAGCGCCAGCGCCTGTCGCTCGAGGTGTCGTGGGACGCGACCGGGGACGTCGGCCCCGAGGCGCAGCTGCTCGCGCGCACGACCGCCGGGGGCTCGACGGTCGACAACGAGGTGTCCGTGGATGCGGGCTGGGCGTCGTTCCCCGTCGAGCGTGCGGGCGCGGGTCCCGTCGACGTCGACGTCTCGGTGGACGGTAGGTCGCTGACGTCGTGCACGGCTCGGCTGCCCGCGGCGGCCTGA
- the trhA gene encoding PAQR family membrane homeostasis protein TrhA produces METTSARTTPTPGTPPPPRLSRDGSVHVTDERVNTVTHLAASCFALVGGALLVTQAVTEGDIWKVVGLSVYAASVLLLFVASTLHHGIDRGPRVNGVLRTLDYASVFVLIAGSVTPLVLVLFRNAYGWAVLGAVWVVAAVGIALRSALRELPKYVTNTLYIAMGWMPVVLVGAGVDLPVGAYALMAAGGLVYSVGFVVFVIERPNPLPGVLGFHEIWHVLVVLASVLHYLLMYRYVLPA; encoded by the coding sequence GTGGAGACCACGTCCGCACGCACCACGCCGACGCCGGGGACGCCCCCACCACCGCGGCTCAGCCGCGACGGCAGCGTGCACGTCACCGACGAGCGGGTCAACACCGTCACGCACCTCGCGGCGAGCTGCTTCGCGCTCGTCGGGGGCGCCCTGCTCGTCACCCAGGCGGTCACCGAGGGCGACATCTGGAAGGTCGTCGGGCTCAGCGTCTACGCCGCGTCCGTGCTCCTGCTGTTCGTCGCCAGCACGCTGCACCACGGCATCGACCGGGGGCCGCGCGTCAACGGCGTGCTGCGGACGCTGGACTACGCGTCGGTGTTCGTCCTGATCGCCGGGTCGGTGACACCGCTGGTGCTGGTGCTGTTCCGCAACGCGTACGGCTGGGCCGTGCTGGGAGCGGTCTGGGTGGTCGCCGCGGTCGGCATCGCGCTGCGGTCGGCGCTGCGCGAGCTGCCCAAGTACGTGACGAACACGCTGTACATCGCCATGGGCTGGATGCCGGTGGTGCTCGTCGGCGCCGGTGTCGACCTACCCGTGGGGGCGTACGCGCTGATGGCCGCCGGCGGGCTGGTCTACAGCGTCGGGTTCGTCGTGTTCGTGATCGAGCGACCCAACCCCCTGCCCGGCGTGCTCGGCTTCCACGAGATCTGGCACGTGCTGGTGGTCCTCGCCTCCGTGCTGCACTACCTGCTGATGTACCGGTACGTGCTCCCCGCCTAG
- a CDS encoding ArsR/SmtB family transcription factor yields the protein MQDIEVIENPQAAATALDPVRARLLGELAVPASAAGLAARVGITRQKVNYHLRALEAHGLVELAEERRHGGITERVLQASAASYVVSPAAVSVSAADPDATADHLSAAYLVALAGRLVREVGALARRAGTSGRRLPTLTIDTRIGFRSAADRAAFADDLTAAVLELAARYHHDDGRPHRLVVAAHPLPEEGS from the coding sequence ATGCAGGACATCGAGGTCATCGAGAACCCCCAGGCGGCCGCCACCGCGCTGGACCCGGTCCGCGCCCGCCTGCTCGGCGAGCTGGCCGTGCCGGCATCGGCCGCCGGGCTCGCCGCACGCGTCGGCATCACGCGCCAGAAGGTCAACTACCACCTGCGGGCGCTCGAGGCGCACGGGCTGGTGGAGCTGGCGGAGGAGCGGCGGCACGGCGGCATCACCGAGCGGGTGCTGCAGGCCTCCGCCGCGTCGTACGTCGTCTCACCCGCGGCCGTCAGCGTCTCGGCGGCCGATCCCGACGCCACCGCGGACCACCTGTCCGCGGCGTACCTCGTCGCCCTGGCCGGTCGGCTGGTGCGCGAGGTCGGAGCCCTGGCACGCCGCGCCGGCACGTCCGGGCGTCGGCTGCCGACGCTGACCATCGACACGCGGATCGGCTTCCGGTCGGCCGCCGACCGGGCCGCCTTCGCCGACGACCTCACCGCCGCGGTGCTCGAGCTGGCCGCGCGCTACCACCACGACGACGGGCGCCCGCACCGGCTCGTCGTCGCCGCACACCCGCTGCCCGAGGAGGGCTCATGA